NNNNNNNNNNNNNNNNNNNNNNNNNNNNNNNNNNNNNNNNNNNNNNNNNNNNNNNNNNNNNNNNNNNNNNNNNNNNNNNNNNNNNNNNNNNNNNNNNNNNNNNNNNNNNNNNNNNNNNNNNNNNNNNNNNNNNNNNNNNNNNNNNNNNNNNNNNNNNNNNNNNNNNNNNNNNNNNNNNNNNNNNNNNNNNNNNNNNNNNNNNNNNNNNNNNNNNNNNNNNNNNNNNNNNNNNNNNNNNNNNNNNNNNNNNNNNNNNNNNNNNNNNNNNNNNNNNNNNNNNNNNNNNNNNNNNNNNNNNNNNNNNNNNNNNNNNNNNNNNNNNNNNNNNNNNNNNNNNNNNNNNNNNNNNNNNNNNNNNNNNNNNNNNNNNNNNNNNNNNNNNNNNNNNNNNNNNNNNNNNNNNNNNNNNNNNNNNNNNNNNNNNNNNNNNNNNNNNNNNNNNNNNNNNNNNNNNNNNNNNNNNNNNNNNNNNNNNNNNNNNNNNNNNNNNNNNNNNNNNNNNNNNNNNNNNNNNNNNNNNNNNNNNNNNNNNNNNNNNNNNNNNNNNNNNNNNNNNNNNNNNNNNNNNNNNNNNNNNNNNNNNNNNNNNNNNNNNNNNNNNNNNNNNNNNNNNNNNNNNNNNNNNNNNNNNNNNNNNNNNNNNNNNNNNNNNNNNNNNNNNNNNNNNNNNNNNNNNNNNNNNNNNNNNNNNNNNNNNNNNNNNNNNNNNNNNNNNNNNNNNNNNNNNNNNNNNNNNNNNNNNNNNNNNNNNNNNNNNNNNNNNNNNNNNNNNNNNNNNNNNNNNNNNNNNNNNNNNNNNNNNNNNNNNNNNNNNNNNNNNNNNNNNNNNNNNNNNNNNNNNNNNNNNNNNNNNNNNNNNNNNNNNNNNNNNNNNNNNNNNNNNNNNNNNNNNNNNNNNNNNNNNNNNNNNNNNNNNNNNNNNNNNNNNNNNNNNNNNNNNNNNNNNNNNNNNNNNNNNNNNNNNNNNNNNNNNNNNNNNNNNNNNNNNNNNNNNNNNNNNNNNNNNNNNNNNNNNNNNNNNNNNNNNNNNNNNNNNNNNNNNNNNNNNNNNNNNNNNNNNNNNNNNNNNNNNNNNNNNNNNNNNNNNNNNNNNNNNNNNNNNNNNNNNNNNNNNNNNNNNNNNNNNNNNNNNNNNNNNNNNNNNNNNNNNNNNNNNNNNNNNNNNNNNNNNNNNNNNNNNNNNNNNNNNNNNNNNNNNNNNNNNNNNNNNNNNNNNNNNNNNNNNNNNNNNNNNNNNNNNNNNNNNNNNNNNNNNNNNNNNNNNNNNNNNNNNNNNNNNNNNNNNNNNNNNNNNNNNNNNNNNNNNNNNNNNNNNNNNNNNNNNNNNNNNNNNNNNNNNNNNNNNNNNNNNNNNNNNNNNNNNNNNNNNNNNNNNNNNNNNNNNNNNNNNNNNNNNNNNNNNNNNNNNNNNNNNNNNNNNNNNNNNNNNNNNNNNNNNNNNNNNNNNNNNNNNNNNNNNNNNNNNNNNNNNNNNNNNNNNNNNNNNNNNNNNNNNNNNNNNNNNNNNNNNNNNNNNNNNNNNNNNNNNNNNNNNNNNNNNNNNNNNNNNNNNNNNNNNNNNNNNNNNNNNNNNNNNNNNNNNNNNNNNNNNNNNNNNNNNNNNNNNNNNNNNNNNNNNNNNNNNNNNNNNNNNNNNNNNNNNNNNNNNNNNNNNNNNNNNNNNNNNNNNNNNNNNNNNNNNNNNNNNNNNNNNNNNNNNNNNNNNNNNNNNNNNNNNNNNNNNNNNNNNNNNNNNNNNNNNNNNNNNNNNNNNNNNNNNNNNNNNNNNNNNNNNNNNNNNNNNNNNNNNNNNNNNNNNNNNNNNNNNNNNNNNNNNNNNNNNNNNNNNNNNNNNNNNNNNNNNNNNNNNNNNNNNNNNNNNNNNNNNNNNNNNNNNNNNNNNNNNNNNNNNNNNNNNNNNNNNNNNNNNNNNNNNNNNNNNNNNNNNNNNNNNNNNNNNNNNNNNNNNNNNNNNNNNNNNNNNNNNNNNNNNNNNNNNNNNNNNNNNNNNNNNNNNNNNNNNNNNNNNNNNNNNNNNNNNNNNNNNNNNNNNNNNNNNNNNNNNNNNNNNNNNNNNNNNNNNNNNNNNNNNNNNNNNNNNNNNNNNNNNNNNNNNNNNNNNNNNNNNNNNNNNNNNNNNNNNNNNNNNNNNNNNNNNNNNNNNNNNNNNNNNNNNNNNNNNNNNNNNNNNNNNNNNNNNNNNNNNNNNNNNNNNNNNNNNNNNNNNNNNNNNNNNNNNNNNNNNNNNNNNNNNNNNNNNNNNNNNNNNNNNNNNNNNNNNNNNNNNNNNNNNNNNNNNNNNNNNNNNNNNNNNNNNNNNNNNNNNNNNNNNNNNNNNNNNNNNNNNNNNNNNNNNNNNNNNNNNNNNNNNNNNNNNNNNNNNNNNNNNNNNNNNNNNNNNNNNNNNNNNNNNNNNNNNNNNNNNNNNNNNNNNNNNNNNNNNNNNNNNNNNNNNNNNNNNNNNNNNNNNNNNNNNNNNNNNNNNNNNNNNNNNNNNNNNNNNNNNNNNNNNNNNNNNNNNNNNNNNNNNNNNNNNNNNNNNNNNNNNNNNNNNNNNTATTATGGGGTATTATCGGGGTTATgatgggggtatatggggttatgtggcatatatgggggttatatggagggtctatggggttaatatggggggtctatgggggctctatgggggtctatggggtctatgggggctctatggggctctatggggttttatgggggctctatggggctctatgggggggtGGGCCGATCTATGGGGTGTGTTTGtgtctgccccatagacagagCACAAGATGTCCATCGAGGAGGTGTGCAGGAAGTACAACACCGACTGCGTGCaggtgggaccccccccctaATAGCGGCCCTATAcggccctatagggtccccatggatccctatgggtccctatggatctctatgtatccctatacgtccctatggatctctatgtatccctatgggtccctatgggtccctatacgtccctatggatctctatgtaTCCATATGGGCCTCTAagtatctctatgggtccctatgtgtctctatgggtccctatgtgtctctatgggtccctatgggtctctatgggtccccatgtatctctatggatccctatggggtctctatgggtccctatggggtctctatgtatctctatgggtccccatgtatccctatgggtccctatatgtctctatggggtctctatgtatccctatgggtccctatgtgtctctatgggtccctatgtgtctctatgggtccctatgtgtctctatgggtccctatgtatccctatgggtctctatgggtccctatgtatccctatgggtccttatgggtctcaATGTttccctatgggtttctatggggtctcaatgtatctctatgggtctcaatgtatctctatgggtctcaatgtatctctatggggtctcaatgtaTCCCTATGTGTCTCCCCCTCTAGGGCCTGACCCACAGCAAGGCCCAGGAGATcctggggtctctatgtatctATATGGTTCCCCATgtgatcctatggggtctctatgggtccctatgtgtctctacatgtccctatgggtccctatggggtctcaatgtatctctatgggtctcaatgtatCCCTATGTATCTCCCCCTATAGGGCCTGACCCACAGCAAGGCCCAGGAGATCCTGGCCCAGGACTgccctatggtgtccctatgggtccctatggggtctcaatgtatccctatgggtccccatgtatctctatgggtccctatatgtctctatggggtctctatgtatccctatgggtcccaatgtaTTCTTATGGGTCTgtatgtatccctatgggtccctatgggtccccatgtatccctatggggttcctatggggtctcaatgtatccctatgggtctctatgtgtccctatgggttcctatgggtccccatgtatccctatgggtctcaatgtatccctatgggtcccaatggggtctcaATGTATCTCTGTGGGTCCcaatgtatccctatgggtccctatggggttcttatggggtctcaatgtatccctatgggtcccaatggggtctctatgtatccctatgAGTCCCCATGTatctctatggatccctatgggtttctatgggtctcaatgtatCCCTATGTATCTCCCCCTATAGGGCCTGACCCACAGCAAGGCCCAGGAGATCCTGGCCCATGGTGgccctatggtgtccctatgggtccccatgtatccctatgggtctctatgggtccctatgtatctctatgggtccctatggggttcctatggggtctcaatgtatctctatgggtcttaatgtatctctatgggtctcaatgtatCCCTATGTGTCTCCCCCTCTAGGGCCTGACCCACAGCAAGGCCCAGGAGATcctggggtctctatgggtctctatgggtccccatgtatctctatgggtccctatggggtctcaatgtatctctatgggtctcaatgtatctctatggggtctcaatgtatctctatgggtctcaatgtatCCCTATGTGTCTCCCCCCATAGGGCCTGACCCACAGCAAGGCCCAGGAGATcctggggtctctatgggtctctatgggtccccatgtatccctatgggtccccatgtatCCCTATGGATCCccatgtatccctatgggtttctatggggtctcaatgtaTCCCTATGGATCCccatgtatccctatgggtaGATTCCCATAGTATGTTATCCCTATGAGGGTTTAACTATGGGGTGTTTCATCAATGTTCCCCTATGGAATCCCATGTTATCCATAATTGGGTTTCGATGGGGgagggttattttttttttttagggggggggggggggggggggctggtcTCAATGATATCCTAATGTGCTTCCAATGTCTATCCCTATGGGTACCTCTATCGGGGTTTCTATGGAGGTTCCCAGTCAATTATCCTCTATTGTATTCTCTAATGGATGCCCATATGGCGGTCTCTATGTAATCCCTAATGGTCTTATGAGGGTCCCTATGTATCCTAGGTGGGTCCCAATGGAGCGAGTCCTATGTATATCTTCTTATGCTAATCACTATTGgtgagttctatggggtccctcccccccccatgGCGTCTTCTATGAGAGTCTGTCCCTATGGAGTCCCATTGTATCCCTATGCGGGGTCTCTAATGGGTACCTTGAGGTCCCacatgtatccctatgggtctctatgcgGTCCCTAATGGGGTCTCTGGTTATCTCTATGTATCCCTgatggtgtccctatgggtcgaTTGCTAATGCTATTTCTATTGCCGTTCGGCGTTACCACCCTCAGACGCGCCACTATATACCTCTCGCGCTTGTCGTCTCCCCTCCGCTCTGGCACTGACCACAGCCAAGCCCCAGGAAGATTCACTGGGCCCGTTTGACGGCCTCCTaacgcttttttttttgcctttttttttttttttttggttttttctttttttgtgggggggggggggggggtgggaacaaaacaaaccaccccccccccacccccccccccccccccccccacgaCACCCGATGTGTGGTGAAGTTTTATGCCGGCAGCTTTTTGGGGGTTTATCTCCATCTTATTAGTGGATCGGAGCCATTCTCTGCTTCCTGGCTTATGGGATCCAGGCCGGCACCGAGGACGAGCCCTCCAATGATAACGTATGGGATGTGGGGTGGCTATGGCAGGGGCAGGGcatatggggctatggggcgggatatggggctatggggcacaggatatggggctatggggcaggatatggggctatggggcaggatatggggctatggggcaggatatggggctatggggctgggatatggggctatggggcaggatatggggctatggggcagggggaggtggggaaatttttttttttttttttgttattgtattttttgggagggggggggctttttttttttatggggggggggggggggggggggggggaggcctGGGCaatatggggctatggggcaggatatggggctatggggcaggaattATGGGCATTCGTCTAGCTTCCTGGACTATATGGGATACGCCCcagggggggaggggggagcggACGGGAGGACGAGCCTTCCATGATATCCCgtatgggatatataggggcCGGAacctatggggctgggttatgGGGGCAGgtgggctgtatggggctgggAATATGGAGCTATGGGGGCAGGATACTGCGGCAGGCCTTGACTTGCCGTCTATTTAGGTCGGCTGGAGATATACCTATAGATCgaaatttcttttcctcagcgGCTGTTGTCATATCGGTGCTCTCGCTATTCGCGCCGGGGGTTGCGCTAAATGGCGGCTTGGGCGAGTAGGAGAGCTCGGGATATGGAGCCATACTCTGCTTCCTGGCTTACTCGGGATACCAGGCCGTGCTAGACCGACGGCACCTGAATCAGTGAGGACGGCCCTCCAATGCATAAACGAATCTATGGAGTGGGTACGcgtggctatggggtgggctatGGGCGCAGGGAGGCTGCTATGGATGGGAACTTATGGGGACTATGGAGGCAGGGGATATGGGGCCCAggatatgggggctatggaGGCAGaggatatggggctatgggcaGGAATATGGGGCTCATGGCGGCAGGAGTGTGTATGACGGGcgggatatggggctatgggtgCTGGGAatatatggggcagggggtggctTAGGCGGCAGGACatatggggtactatggggaCAGGATATAGGGGCCCAATTAATCTGCTTCCTAGGCTTCTAATGGGTCCAGGCCGGCACCAGGAGGACGAGCCACCTCCAATGATAACGTCATTGGATCTATGGGAGAAGGGATTCTCGGCTCATGGTGGCAAGGAGCGAAGAGGCCCTTCTTCCCTTCGGGTGCTATGGGGGCTGGCAAGCTGCCTACTCCGTGAGCACGCAGATATCCGGGCGTGATGGAGGCAGGGATACTACTGGTGGCTATGGGCAGGTATATGGGACGGGGATTATGTGCGCTATGGGCAGGATATGGGGGCAGGTTATATAGGGGTATTGGGCTGCGGCATGAGATATGGGGCTATCGGCAGGGACTGGGATAATGGCCTGGCTCTGATTGGGGCAGGATATGGGccttatggggcagggggggcgTCTCTCACTGTACAGTTGTCCTAGATCGCAATATGTTGAATGCTCTATTATCATCTTATGGTAGGTCATCATGACAAGAGCAGTGGCGTATCGGAGGGGGTATTATGAggctgggatatggggctaATGGCGGCAGGATACTGGAGATGTTAGGGATTGGGCGTATAGGGGCTGcggatatggggctatggggattGGGATTATGGGGCATATGGGGAcgggatatggggctctatgggtctggggatatggggggggggctatgGGCACTGGGACTATCGAGGGCCGTAATATGAGGGCATGGGGAATATGGGCTACTGGGGCAGATGGATCACTTATGGGGCTCAGTGGAGCACGTACTACGACTGAGAAATGAGTGCTCTCTAGGGTCCAAGTGACAGCCTTATCGTGCTGGCAGCGGAACTTCTAACATCTTCACATGTTAATTATGGGGGAATACTAGTGCTGGACTAGATGCAAAGGAAATATGGAGCATCATGAGGGGCTGGATACTGGGCCATTCTCTGTTTCCTGGCTCATTCATGGGGGATTCCAGGGCCAAACTTTAATCTTTCGTAATAGCACAATCGGCTTACTCACCACTCTTTGCCGTGACGCTCGTCATCAAGCGCTCCTCCGGGGCTCTTCACTTGAACGGATCGTGTCCACAGACACACTGTCTCACTACTCTCCCTCATACTCGCACTCTTGTCCTCATTGTGCTGTCCACTACCGGCTCAGCGTTGTGCCTGGTACCGGCTTGACCCTGTAGGAAGGTAAAGAGTTATAACAGACGGCGCACTGAGTGCATGGAAGGACAGGGGGGCATGGCATATGAGGCAACGGCATTACGTAGAGAGGTATAGAGGGCACAACGAGGAAGGGGCGAGATATGGGGCGGGGAATATGGGGCAAATAATCAGGCGAAGGGCAGGTAATGGGGCCATATTGGGTAGCATGGGACCATGGCAGGCTATGGCGGGACACGGAATCTAATAGGGGCCAGACTTATAAGGGAGACATATCAGGGGGACTGGATACTGGGGTCTATTAATGGGCAGGACAGATATGGGCGTAACTGGAGGCAGAGCAAAAAatatgggggggctatggggctgggaaatATGGCGCTATGGTGGACTGAGAGTATGGGCATAATGGCGGGCTGGGAATAATGGCGGCACGAAGAGGCAAAAGAGGATAGGGAAAGGGTCGAAGAGGTGGTAATGTGGCTCGGCCATATGGGGCCGATAATGGAGGGCAGATTACTATGGGAGGCTATAAAATAGTGGAGCGCAGGAAATATGGCTAGAAGAAGGCATTATGGGGACAGAGACCTATGGGGGGACTATAGGGCTGGGAACTTATGGAAGAGCTATGGAGGAGAGATATGCGGGCACACTCAATGGGGCaggatatggggctatggggctgggaggggccTTATGGGAGGAAGATTATGCGGGGCCTATGGGCGGGCAGGATATAGGGGCCTATTGGGGCTGGGCAATACATGGTAAGCGCTATAAGGCGTGCCTTGGGACTATGGGGATACTGGGCAAGGAATATGGGGCTATGGTGGCAGACATATGGTGGCTATGGAGAGATGCGAGAGAACTATGGGCATGCACGCGAAACAACAAGGCAACTAATGGAGCGGCACTATGGAAGCGCAGAATATGCGAGGCTATGAGGGACTACTGCGAGGCAAGGAACTATCGGAGGCGAATGAGGCAGGATTGGGCTATGGCAG
This genomic interval from Coturnix japonica isolate 7356 unplaced genomic scaffold, Coturnix japonica 2.1 chrUnrandom601, whole genome shotgun sequence contains the following:
- the LOC116652675 gene encoding sodium/potassium-transporting ATPase subunit alpha-3-like translates to MGYGGSDSYRVATTAQDKGEKESPKKGKGKRDLDDLKKEVAMTEHKMSIEEVCRKYNTDCVQGLTHSKAQEILAHGGPMVSLWVPMYPYGSLWVPMYLYGSLWGSYGVSMYLYGS